TCTGACGTTCACCCGCGAGCTTCACCTCGGATCGCTCGAACGCCTTGGCGCGCATCACGACTTCGTCGGTGTTCTCGAGCGGGATGATCGTGCGTGCGCCGTTGGCGAGCGCGGTCGCGATGCTCGTCGACGCGCGCAACACGTCGATGACGACGACGACGCGTCCCGAGGTGTCGCTCGCCGTTAGGCCCCCCGTGCCGAAGAAAACGTCGATCCGCACTACGCGGGCTCCCGAAGCAACTGGCTTTCGCGCTCCAGGAACTTGGTGTCGAAGTCGCCAGCCTTGAATTTCTCGTTCTGCATGACGCGAGCGAGGAACGGAATCGTCGTCGTCACGCCTTCGATGATGAAGCTCTCGAGCGCAACCATCATCCGTGCGATGGCCTCGCTGCGATCGCGACCCTGGCAAATCAGCTTCGCGAGGAGCGAGTCATAGTAGGGCGGCACGGTATAGCCATCGTACACGTGGCTATCGAGGCGCACGCCAGGGCCACCGGGGGGATGATAGGTCGTGATGCGTCCCGGCGATGGCTGGAAATTCCTCGCCGGATCTTCCGCGTTGACACGTACTTCGATGACGTGTCCACGCCGCGTCGGCAGCTCCTTCTCAGTGAGCGGCTCGCCCGCCGCGACGCGGATCTGCTCTTTCACGAGATCGACGCCATAGAGCATCTCGGTCACCGGGTGCTCGACTTGAATTCGCGTGTTCATCTCCATGAAATAGTATGATCCGTCTTCATCGAGGAGCATCTCGATCGTACCCGCGCCGACATAATCGATCGCTTTGGCGCCGGCGACGGACGCGGCACCCATCGTCGCGCGGAGCGCGTCGTCGACAGCTGGGCTGGGCGACTCCTCGATGAGCTTCTGGTGGCGCCGCTGAACCGAGCAGTCGCGCTCACCGAGGTGCATCACGTTGCCATGGCGGTCCCCGAGGATCTGAAACTCGATGTGCCGGGGACGCGCGAGATACTTCTCGACGTAAACCTCGCCGTTGCCAAACGCACTCAGCGCCTCGGAGCGCGCGAGCGAAAACGAACGCCCGAAGTCGTCTGCATCCTTGGCGACACGCATTCCCTTTCCGCCGCCTCCGGCCGCGGCCTTGATGATCACGGGAAAGCCGATCTCGGTCGCGAATTTGAGCGCCTCGTCGACATCGTCGACCGGTCCGGGCGTACCAGGAATAATTGGCACTCCGACGGCGCTCATCGCCTTCCTCGCCTGGGCTTTGTCGCCCATAGTGCGAATCTGGTCCGCCGTCGGGCCGATGAACGTGATCTTCGACGCCGCGCAGATCTCCGCGAACTCCGCGTTCTCGGCGAGAAAGCCGTACCCGGGGTGAATCGCGTCCGCGCCGGTGATCTCCGCAGCCGCGATCAGCCGTGGGATGTTGAGATAGGAATCTTTTGCGGGCGGTGGCCCGATGCAGACGTCGTCGTCCGCAAAGCGGACGTGGAGCGACTCGCGGTCTGCATCCGAGTATACGGCGACGGTCTCGAGGCCAAGCTCGCGGCACGCACGAATCACGCGCAGCGCAATCTCACCTCGATTGGCGATGAGGACTTTTGAAAACATCGAGAGGGGCTAGGGGCTAAGTGGGATGGGCTAGAGTCCAGGGGCTAGGGGCTAGGGAGTATCTCGAGACGAAGCGTCTATGAGAGTTTCGCGCGATCATCCATCGACGCTTCTTCCGACCTTCCGCTAGCCCCTAGCCCCTAGCCCTCTAGCCCCTCGCCAAATCTACCCATTTCCTTCCCTTTCGAATCCCGCCCACGTGCTGTCGCTCGTTCCGGCGACGCCCTGGACACGGAGCGCAAACTCGGAGGGACTGCTCGCGAAGAACACCGCGCTCTCGTATGAGATGATCCCCTTCGTGTACCAGCCCATCAGCGACTGGTCGAAGCTCTGCATCCCGTACTGAACGTTTCCCTCCTTGATCAGGTCGGGAATATTCAGGGTCGCATTCATGTCGCGGATGTTGTCGCGGACCGCGGCCGTGTTGATCAAGATCTCACAAGCGGGGATGCGCCCCGGCTTGTCCGCGCGCGGCACGAGGCGGAGAGAGACAACGGCCTGGAGAGCCGTCGCGAGGGAAAAGCGAACCTCCGCCTGCTGGTGCGGCGGATAGAACGACAGAACGCGGTTGATCGTCTGCGTCGCGTCGGTCGTGTGCAGCGTCGAGAACACGAGGTGACCGGTGTCGGCCGCCTTGAGCGCGGTATCGAGTGTTTCGATGTCTCGAATTTCACCGATCAGCACGACGTCAGGATCTTGCCGAAGCACGCGACGGAGTGCCTGTCCGAAATTGGCGGTGTCGGTTCCGACTTCCCGCTGGTTGATGTGGCAGTTGATGTCGCGGTGCAGGAATTCGATCGGGTCCTCGATCGTGATGATGTTCGCGCGACGGTGCTCGTTGACGTGCTGGATCATCCCGGCGAGAGCGGTGGACTTTCCCGATCCCGTGATGCCGGTGACGAGTACGAGGCCGCGCGGCTTCATCGAGATCTCTTCCAGCACGGGCGGCAGATTGAGCTCGGCGATGGTCCGTGCCTGATACGGAATGGCGCGCATCGCATAGCACAACGAGCCGCGCTGCTGATACACGTTCACACGGAATCGCCCGATTCCGGGAACACCGATCGCGAAGTCGCACTCCTTTTCTTCGGCGAACTGCTTCACCTGGCGCGGCGTCATGAGCTGCTCGGCCAGCGCTTTCAGGTCCTCTGGGCGTAGCGGCGGGCGGCCGAGGGGCTCGAGCTCACCGTTGACGCGAAGAGTCGGCGGACGGCCGACTTTCAGGTGCAAGTCCGACGCGTTGCGCTGAATCAGCTCCTGCAGCACGGACTTGAAGTTGAAGCCCGAGGTAGGAGCCGATTGACCAGCCGCTGGAGGAGCGGCGGTACCGGCAGCGGCGCGCATTGGACTAGCCATTAGGATCGATTCTGTAGAGCACCTGTCCGTATTCCACCGGCTGCGCGTCCTGCACAGCGATTTCGCGGAGCACTCCGGCGTACTCCGACTCGATTTCGTTCATGATCTTCATCGCCTCGATGATGCACAGGATCTGCCCCTTCGCCACCCGGTCCCCGACGGCCACATAGTTCTTGGCGCCCGGTTCCGGCGATTGGTAGAAAGTGCCCACCATTGGCGACTTCACTTCGAGTAGCTGTGTCTTGGACGCTTCGGCCCTGCTCTGCGTTTCGGGCTCGCCGAGAGCCGGGAGTCCGTCGGCCGGAGTTAGCCGGGCGGCGGGCGGCGGAAGCATGGCGGCGGGCATGGGCATCTGGCTGGTCACCTGCACCGTTCCGCGCTGCTGTGGACTCTTGGAGATCCGGATCTTCATCCCTTTGTCGGATGAGATCTCGATAGAGTCCACCGTCGACTCATCGATCATCTCGATGAGCTTTTTCACATAGCGAAGGTCGATCAAGGATGGTTGGGAAGGATGTTGGTTACGAGTGCCGGTGAGCAGCATCAGCCCCTGATTTCGATCAGCTCGCGCGTGAATTCCGTCAGAATGCGTGGACCGGACGCGTCCAAAACGACGTCGTCCTCGATGCGAACACCACCCCATCCAGGGCGGTAGACTCCTGGCTCGATCGTCACCACGGCTCCCTCCGCGAGCGCAGTGTCGGCGGTGCGGGCGAGCCGGGGCGCTTCATGGACCTCGAGACCGACGCCGTGCCCGAGGCCGTGCCCGAACAACTCGCCAAAACCACGCCGCTCGATGTAGCCGCGCGCGATGGCGTCCGCGTCGCGGCCGGTCATACCGGGGCGAATATCGTGTGCCGCCTGCTCGTTGGCTTTGCGAACGACATCGTAGATCTCGCGCTGCTCGGCCGTCGCCCGGCCGACAACCACGGTTCGAGTGATGTCGGAGCAGTATCCCTCGACTTCGGCGCCAAAATCCAGCAGCAGAATGTCCCCGTCGCAAATCCTTGCCGACGACGCGCGCGCGTGCGGAAGCGCGGATCGGGCACCGGTTGCCACGATCGATGGGAATGGAAAGCCCTCGCTTCCTTCGTCGCGCAGCGCGCGTTCGAGCACGCCCGCGACCTGAAGCTCGCTCATCCCGACGCGGACCTTGGCCAGGGTTCGTTCGAGGGCGCGGATCGCGACACCCGCCGCGCGCTCGATGCGCATCACCTCGCCAGGGTCCTTCCGTTCGCGCAAGGTCTCGACGAGATCGAGCGT
The genomic region above belongs to Gemmatimonadaceae bacterium and contains:
- the accC gene encoding acetyl-CoA carboxylase biotin carboxylase subunit, translating into MFSKVLIANRGEIALRVIRACRELGLETVAVYSDADRESLHVRFADDDVCIGPPPAKDSYLNIPRLIAAAEITGADAIHPGYGFLAENAEFAEICAASKITFIGPTADQIRTMGDKAQARKAMSAVGVPIIPGTPGPVDDVDEALKFATEIGFPVIIKAAAGGGGKGMRVAKDADDFGRSFSLARSEALSAFGNGEVYVEKYLARPRHIEFQILGDRHGNVMHLGERDCSVQRRHQKLIEESPSPAVDDALRATMGAASVAGAKAIDYVGAGTIEMLLDEDGSYYFMEMNTRIQVEHPVTEMLYGVDLVKEQIRVAAGEPLTEKELPTRRGHVIEVRVNAEDPARNFQPSPGRITTYHPPGGPGVRLDSHVYDGYTVPPYYDSLLAKLICQGRDRSEAIARMMVALESFIIEGVTTTIPFLARVMQNEKFKAGDFDTKFLERESQLLREPA
- a CDS encoding type IV pilus twitching motility protein PilT, whose protein sequence is MRAAAGTAAPPAAGQSAPTSGFNFKSVLQELIQRNASDLHLKVGRPPTLRVNGELEPLGRPPLRPEDLKALAEQLMTPRQVKQFAEEKECDFAIGVPGIGRFRVNVYQQRGSLCYAMRAIPYQARTIAELNLPPVLEEISMKPRGLVLVTGITGSGKSTALAGMIQHVNEHRRANIITIEDPIEFLHRDINCHINQREVGTDTANFGQALRRVLRQDPDVVLIGEIRDIETLDTALKAADTGHLVFSTLHTTDATQTINRVLSFYPPHQQAEVRFSLATALQAVVSLRLVPRADKPGRIPACEILINTAAVRDNIRDMNATLNIPDLIKEGNVQYGMQSFDQSLMGWYTKGIISYESAVFFASSPSEFALRVQGVAGTSDSTWAGFEREGNG
- the accB gene encoding acetyl-CoA carboxylase biotin carboxyl carrier protein, which produces MIDLRYVKKLIEMIDESTVDSIEISSDKGMKIRISKSPQQRGTVQVTSQMPMPAAMLPPPAARLTPADGLPALGEPETQSRAEASKTQLLEVKSPMVGTFYQSPEPGAKNYVAVGDRVAKGQILCIIEAMKIMNEIESEYAGVLREIAVQDAQPVEYGQVLYRIDPNG
- a CDS encoding Xaa-Pro peptidase family protein, which gives rise to MSDQRPRRLAALLESLTAAHVDALLVTGLANVRYLTGFSGSSALLLVSQRDTVLITDFRYQTQAADEVGDAARVLIEPQSLWTGLWQQLAQLASVQVIGFESAHVLHRDFQRLMEAGARWQWRPTLDLVETLRERKDPGEVMRIERAAGVAIRALERTLAKVRVGMSELQVAGVLERALRDEGSEGFPFPSIVATGARSALPHARASSARICDGDILLLDFGAEVEGYCSDITRTVVVGRATAEQREIYDVVRKANEQAAHDIRPGMTGRDADAIARGYIERRGFGELFGHGLGHGVGLEVHEAPRLARTADTALAEGAVVTIEPGVYRPGWGGVRIEDDVVLDASGPRILTEFTRELIEIRG